A genomic window from Flavobacterium phycosphaerae includes:
- a CDS encoding isoaspartyl peptidase/L-asparaginase translates to MKIIIHGGFFSESSTNHETKVAKQQALLRIAKDSYAYLQTHSALETVVYAVSLLEDDALFNAGIGSQIQSDGKIRMSASLMDGSTMKMSGVINIEEVKNPVQVAQVLLEYDDKVLGGSGATNFARQHGFEKFSTEIPQRRAEYEAKLVSTGTGTVGCVALDADGKIAVATSTGGKGFEIPGRISDSATVAGNYANAFCGVSLTGVGEDIVSGAVAAKIVTRVTDGFTLAQAFEKTFNELKPFNGFAGAIAIDHKGNLFHQDSHPSMVFASFDGTNEEVFN, encoded by the coding sequence ATGAAGATTATCATCCACGGAGGTTTTTTCTCGGAATCATCAACCAATCATGAAACTAAGGTAGCAAAGCAGCAAGCGTTACTTCGTATTGCCAAAGATTCTTATGCTTATTTACAAACCCATTCAGCTTTGGAAACGGTAGTTTATGCAGTTTCTCTTTTGGAAGATGATGCTTTGTTCAATGCCGGGATTGGTTCTCAAATCCAGAGTGATGGCAAAATCAGAATGAGTGCTTCTTTGATGGATGGTTCTACGATGAAAATGAGCGGTGTGATTAATATTGAAGAAGTCAAAAATCCGGTGCAAGTAGCTCAAGTTTTATTGGAGTATGATGATAAAGTATTGGGCGGAAGCGGAGCAACTAACTTTGCTCGTCAACACGGTTTTGAAAAATTCTCTACCGAAATTCCACAACGAAGAGCCGAATATGAAGCTAAATTGGTATCGACTGGAACCGGAACGGTGGGTTGTGTAGCTTTAGACGCTGACGGTAAGATTGCGGTGGCAACTTCAACGGGTGGAAAAGGGTTTGAGATTCCGGGACGGATATCAGATTCAGCCACAGTAGCCGGAAATTATGCCAATGCTTTTTGCGGTGTAAGTTTAACCGGTGTGGGCGAAGATATCGTCAGTGGGGCAGTAGCCGCTAAGATTGTGACCCGAGTTACGGATGGTTTTACTTTGGCACAAGCTTTTGAAAAAACCTTTAATGAACTCAAACCTTTTAATGGTTTTGCCGGCGCTATTGCCATTGACCACAAAGGAAATCTATTCCACCAAGATTCGCATCCGAGCATGGTGTTTGCCAGCTTTGATGGAACAAACGAAGAAGTTTTTAACTAA
- the crcB gene encoding fluoride efflux transporter CrcB, with protein MLKTILYIAVGGAIGSVLRFLTTLLVSKFWSNNFPLATFIANVAGCFLIGIFIGFLAKNQVTDSNLKWFLVTGFCGGFTTFSTFSVENYNLFQNNNSLLAFGYIGMSIILGLFAVWLGLFISK; from the coding sequence ATGCTAAAAACAATTCTCTACATAGCTGTCGGCGGAGCCATTGGGAGTGTACTACGGTTTTTGACTACCCTTTTGGTTTCTAAATTTTGGTCGAATAATTTTCCGTTAGCTACCTTTATTGCTAATGTTGCAGGCTGCTTTCTGATTGGAATTTTCATAGGCTTTTTAGCCAAAAACCAAGTAACCGACAGCAATTTAAAATGGTTTTTAGTCACCGGATTTTGCGGCGGTTTTACCACGTTTTCAACTTTTAGTGTTGAGAATTATAATTTGTTTCAAAATAACAACTCGCTTTTGGCTTTCGGATATATAGGTATGAGTATAATTCTCGGACTTTTTGCTGTTTGGCTGGGACTTTTTATTTCCAAATAA
- a CDS encoding peptidylprolyl isomerase — MNKKIGLFLAIIALTLSSCKDEYKNLKDGLYAEIETSKGTILLQLEYQKAPITVANFVSLAEGKNPFVSKDLKGKPFYDGLQFHRVIPDFMIQTGDPLGNGSGDAGYKFRDEITDLKHDKPGILSMANSGPNSNSSQFFITHVETPWLDGRHAIFGHVVEGMDVVNAITQGDVMNTVTIIRKGEDVKKFDAVKVFNDYFKAELENQKKQAALDAESKRLYDEKYKGVKAKKVAYFEALKKSAVKSSTGLCYKITQKTNGEKPKDGTTLLIKYSGFLEDGTLFDTSNPEVAKQFGKYDEQRAMQNGYSALPFQVGGHNQIIPGFVEAMGKMKIGDKAIIYIPSNLGYGEQGAGNVIPPNANLVFEIEVTVK, encoded by the coding sequence ATGAATAAAAAGATTGGGCTTTTCTTAGCCATTATTGCATTAACCCTTAGTTCTTGTAAAGACGAATACAAAAACCTGAAAGACGGTTTATACGCCGAGATTGAAACATCAAAAGGAACTATTCTTTTGCAACTCGAATACCAAAAAGCACCTATTACTGTTGCTAATTTCGTGTCTTTGGCCGAAGGTAAAAACCCTTTTGTAAGTAAAGATTTAAAAGGAAAACCGTTTTATGACGGCTTGCAATTCCACCGTGTCATTCCTGATTTCATGATACAAACCGGTGACCCGCTAGGCAATGGATCAGGCGATGCTGGTTACAAATTCAGAGATGAAATCACCGACTTGAAACACGACAAACCCGGAATTTTATCTATGGCCAATTCGGGACCCAATTCCAACAGCAGTCAATTTTTTATTACCCATGTTGAAACTCCGTGGCTTGACGGTAGGCATGCTATCTTCGGACACGTTGTAGAGGGAATGGATGTGGTTAATGCCATTACACAAGGAGATGTAATGAACACAGTGACCATAATCCGAAAAGGAGAAGACGTTAAAAAGTTTGATGCAGTAAAGGTTTTCAATGATTATTTTAAAGCTGAATTGGAAAATCAAAAAAAACAAGCTGCACTTGATGCTGAGAGCAAAAGACTTTACGATGAAAAGTACAAAGGTGTTAAAGCTAAAAAAGTAGCTTATTTTGAGGCCTTGAAAAAATCAGCTGTCAAATCATCGACGGGTTTATGCTATAAAATAACACAAAAAACTAATGGTGAAAAACCTAAAGACGGAACAACACTTTTGATTAAATATTCCGGTTTTTTAGAAGACGGAACACTTTTTGATACGAGCAATCCCGAAGTAGCCAAGCAATTTGGAAAGTATGATGAACAAAGAGCTATGCAAAATGGGTATTCTGCTTTGCCTTTTCAAGTGGGAGGTCACAATCAAATCATTCCTGGCTTTGTAGAAGCTATGGGGAAAATGAAAATTGGCGATAAAGCTATCATTTATATACCCTCAAATTTAGGGTATGGTGAACAAGGAGCCGGAAATGTAATTCCACCCAATGCCAATCTGGTTTTTGAAATAGAAGTAACAGTAAAATAA
- the infC gene encoding translation initiation factor IF-3, translating into MRNNRGYQPREEKKAAHRINELIRGVSEVRLVGENIEPGVFKFTEALRLAEQFEVDLVEISPNADPPVCKLMDYGKFIYQQKKRDKELKAKSTQITVKEIRFGPQTDEHDYEFKRKNAEKFLKEGSKLKAFVFFKGRSIIYKEQGQILLLRLAQDLEEYGKVEAMPVLEGKRMIMFIAPKKKGK; encoded by the coding sequence ATTAGAAACAACAGAGGTTACCAACCTAGAGAAGAGAAAAAAGCCGCACACCGAATTAATGAATTAATTCGTGGCGTATCAGAAGTCCGTTTAGTAGGCGAAAACATTGAGCCTGGTGTATTCAAATTTACCGAAGCACTTCGATTAGCCGAGCAGTTTGAAGTGGATTTGGTTGAGATTTCTCCTAACGCAGATCCTCCGGTTTGTAAGTTAATGGATTATGGGAAATTCATTTATCAGCAAAAAAAGCGTGACAAAGAGTTAAAAGCAAAATCAACTCAAATCACCGTGAAAGAGATTCGTTTCGGACCTCAGACAGACGAGCATGATTATGAATTCAAAAGAAAAAATGCTGAGAAGTTCTTAAAAGAAGGCTCTAAATTAAAAGCCTTTGTGTTTTTTAAAGGACGTTCTATCATTTATAAAGAACAAGGACAAATCCTATTGTTGCGTTTGGCACAGGATTTAGAAGAATACGGAAAGGTTGAAGCCATGCCGGTATTGGAAGGAAAGCGAATGATCATGTTCATTGCTCCTAAGAAAAAAGGGAAGTAA
- the rpmI gene encoding 50S ribosomal protein L35, whose product MPKMKTKSSAKKRFKVTGSGKIKRKHAFKSHILTKKSKKRKLALTHAGLVHKTDEKSIKQQLRII is encoded by the coding sequence ATGCCTAAAATGAAAACAAAATCCAGTGCTAAGAAGCGATTCAAAGTAACTGGCTCTGGAAAAATCAAGAGAAAACACGCTTTTAAAAGTCACATCCTGACTAAAAAATCTAAAAAGCGTAAATTGGCTTTAACTCACGCTGGGTTGGTTCACAAAACAGACGAGAAAAGCATCAAACAACAATTAAGAATTATCTAA
- a CDS encoding YybH family protein, producing the protein MKTKILKGIVLTTIMALVIACNSKKGDAPTVDKDQIKAELQTMETAYAEAFNAGKPDDIIYYADDATSFSQNKPPLMGKEAIYTSIKNDISSFAKGHKVTFTVKEVFPSNDGEQVVEIGSYKVVDTTVAVVRSGNYISLFVKKDGKYLCIRDMGASDMPADEEKAKEAEEKKE; encoded by the coding sequence ATGAAAACCAAAATTTTGAAAGGGATTGTATTGACTACCATTATGGCATTGGTTATTGCCTGCAATTCGAAAAAAGGAGACGCTCCTACTGTAGACAAAGACCAAATCAAAGCCGAACTTCAAACCATGGAAACGGCTTATGCAGAAGCTTTTAATGCCGGTAAACCCGATGACATTATTTATTATGCCGACGATGCTACCAGTTTTTCCCAAAACAAACCACCGTTGATGGGTAAGGAAGCTATTTACACCTCGATAAAAAATGATATTTCTTCGTTTGCCAAAGGGCATAAAGTGACGTTTACCGTTAAAGAAGTATTTCCTTCAAACGATGGCGAACAGGTAGTTGAAATTGGCAGTTATAAAGTGGTTGATACCACGGTAGCAGTAGTTCGCAGCGGAAACTACATCAGCCTTTTTGTGAAAAAAGACGGTAAATATCTTTGCATCCGCGATATGGGAGCCTCAGACATGCCGGCAGACGAAGAGAAAGCAAAAGAAGCCGAAGAGAAAAAAGAATAA
- a CDS encoding peptidylprolyl isomerase, which translates to MKCNILLLICLGMLSATAQTTKKPTKATKSIQAVPTKKPVATPADQGIFAEIETDKGKILLQLEYKKTPITVANFVSLAQGTNASVTDPKLKGKPFYDGLKFHRVIADFMIQGGDPQGNGSGGPGYAFKDEFTDAAFDKAGILAMANSGPKTNGSQFFITHKDTPWLTGKHTIFGHVLKGQDVVNAIKQDDVIKKITITKKGAEANKFDAAKIFADYMASKATDDQKDLAEQAERRKKEAEMLAAKQAEYKAQYGPVIAAKAKYLNEIKATATETPSGLKYKITQAGSGKKPADGSTVYIHYAGYLEDGTLFDSSYENVNKECGKFDENRAKANGYQPFPFQYGKKDGLIPGFIEGMSFMNLGDKALIFIPSKLGYGERGAGNVIPPNSNIIFEVEMLETMPAAVPVPTK; encoded by the coding sequence ATAAAATGCAACATCTTGCTTTTGATTTGCTTGGGAATGTTAAGTGCCACTGCACAAACCACCAAAAAACCAACAAAAGCAACTAAATCAATCCAAGCAGTACCTACCAAAAAACCGGTAGCTACTCCTGCTGATCAAGGAATTTTTGCTGAAATCGAAACCGACAAAGGAAAAATTCTACTTCAGTTAGAATACAAAAAAACACCTATTACGGTAGCTAACTTCGTTTCGTTAGCACAAGGAACCAATGCTTCGGTAACAGACCCGAAATTGAAAGGAAAACCATTTTATGACGGATTAAAATTCCACCGAGTTATTGCTGATTTTATGATTCAAGGAGGTGACCCTCAAGGCAATGGTTCAGGAGGACCGGGTTATGCCTTTAAAGATGAGTTTACAGATGCTGCATTTGATAAAGCCGGAATTTTGGCCATGGCTAATTCAGGACCAAAAACAAACGGTTCACAGTTCTTTATCACACACAAAGACACCCCATGGTTGACCGGTAAACATACTATTTTCGGGCATGTACTTAAAGGACAAGATGTAGTAAATGCCATCAAACAAGATGATGTTATCAAGAAAATAACCATCACTAAAAAAGGTGCTGAAGCCAACAAATTTGACGCTGCTAAAATTTTTGCAGACTATATGGCCAGCAAAGCCACCGATGATCAAAAAGATCTTGCTGAACAGGCAGAAAGAAGAAAAAAAGAAGCCGAAATGCTAGCTGCAAAACAAGCAGAATACAAAGCACAATATGGCCCCGTAATTGCTGCTAAAGCTAAGTATTTAAATGAAATAAAAGCTACAGCAACAGAAACTCCTTCAGGTTTAAAGTATAAAATTACACAAGCCGGATCGGGTAAAAAACCAGCTGACGGATCAACGGTTTACATTCATTATGCAGGGTATCTGGAAGACGGAACTTTATTTGACAGCAGCTACGAAAACGTAAATAAAGAATGTGGTAAATTTGACGAAAACAGAGCTAAAGCAAATGGATATCAGCCTTTCCCATTTCAATATGGAAAAAAAGACGGTTTAATACCTGGTTTTATTGAGGGAATGAGTTTTATGAATTTAGGAGATAAAGCCCTCATCTTTATTCCATCAAAATTAGGCTACGGTGAAAGAGGTGCCGGAAATGTAATTCCACCAAATTCAAACATAATTTTTGAAGTTGAAATGTTAGAAACTATGCCAGCGGCTGTTCCGGTTCCAACAAAATAA
- the thrS gene encoding threonine--tRNA ligase, with protein sequence MIKITLPDGSVKEFASGSTPMDVAKSISEGLARNVISAAFNGTTIETETPLTTDGSLVLYTWNDKEGKKAFWHSTSHVMAQVLEEQFPGIKLTLGPAIENGFYYDVDFGDKKITDADFKAIEDRVLEVSREKHEFKMRSVSKAEALEIYKNNEYKTELISNLEDGTITFCDHANFFDLCRGGHIPNTGIIKAMKIMSVAGAYWRGDEKNKQLTRVYGISFPKQKDLTDYLELLEEAKRRDHRKLGKELELFAFSQKVGQGLPLWLPKGAALRDRLEQFLKRAQKKAGYEQVVTPHIGQKELYVTSGHYAKYGADSFQPIHTPAEGEEFLLKPMNCPHHCEIYNNKPWSYKDLPKRYAEFGTVYRYEQSGELHGLTRVRGFTQDDAHIFCTPDQLDSEFKKVIDLVLYVFGSLGFENFTAQVSVRDLDNPDKYIGSVENWEKAEQAIINAARDKGLNYVIESGEAAFYGPKLDFMVKDALGRQWQLGTIQVDYNLPERFELTYKGSDNELHRPVMIHRAPFGSMERFIAILLEHTAGNFPLWLMPEQAIILSLSEKYENYAKKVLELLENHEIRALIDNRNETIGKKIREAEVQKMPFMLIVGEEEEKNGTISVRRHGQEGKGNITITIEEFVKIVNEEVAKTLKTFEV encoded by the coding sequence ATGATAAAGATTACGTTACCAGATGGTTCAGTTAAAGAGTTTGCAAGCGGTTCAACTCCGATGGATGTGGCCAAAAGCATTAGTGAAGGATTAGCCCGAAATGTGATTTCGGCTGCATTCAATGGTACCACTATTGAAACCGAAACCCCACTAACGACCGACGGGTCACTGGTATTATATACATGGAATGACAAAGAAGGTAAAAAAGCATTCTGGCATTCTACTTCGCACGTGATGGCGCAGGTTTTAGAAGAGCAATTCCCGGGGATTAAGTTAACCCTTGGACCGGCCATTGAGAATGGTTTTTACTATGATGTTGATTTTGGTGATAAAAAAATCACGGATGCTGATTTCAAAGCCATTGAAGACCGCGTACTAGAAGTTTCAAGAGAAAAACACGAATTTAAAATGCGTTCGGTATCCAAAGCCGAAGCCTTAGAAATTTATAAAAATAACGAATACAAAACCGAACTGATTTCGAATTTAGAAGACGGAACCATTACGTTTTGTGACCATGCCAACTTCTTTGATTTATGTCGAGGAGGCCACATTCCGAATACCGGAATTATCAAAGCCATGAAAATCATGAGTGTTGCCGGAGCTTACTGGCGTGGTGATGAAAAGAACAAACAGTTAACTCGTGTTTACGGAATCTCATTCCCAAAACAAAAAGACTTAACGGATTATCTGGAATTGCTGGAAGAAGCCAAACGTCGTGATCACCGAAAATTGGGTAAAGAATTAGAATTGTTTGCCTTCTCACAAAAAGTGGGACAAGGGTTGCCATTATGGTTGCCAAAAGGAGCTGCTTTGAGAGATCGTTTGGAGCAATTCTTAAAAAGAGCTCAGAAAAAAGCGGGTTACGAACAAGTCGTGACACCACACATCGGGCAAAAAGAACTATACGTAACTTCAGGACACTATGCAAAATACGGTGCTGATAGTTTCCAACCCATTCATACTCCGGCGGAAGGTGAAGAGTTTTTGTTAAAACCAATGAACTGCCCGCACCACTGTGAAATTTACAACAACAAACCTTGGTCCTACAAAGATTTACCAAAGCGTTATGCTGAATTTGGAACGGTTTACCGTTATGAGCAATCAGGAGAATTACACGGTTTAACTCGTGTGAGAGGATTTACTCAAGATGATGCGCACATTTTCTGTACACCTGACCAATTGGATTCAGAGTTCAAAAAAGTAATCGACTTGGTATTGTATGTTTTCGGTTCGTTAGGATTTGAAAATTTCACCGCCCAAGTTTCAGTTCGTGATTTAGACAATCCGGACAAATACATCGGAAGCGTGGAGAACTGGGAAAAAGCAGAGCAAGCGATTATTAATGCGGCCCGCGATAAAGGATTGAATTATGTGATTGAAAGTGGCGAAGCGGCCTTCTATGGTCCGAAACTGGATTTCATGGTAAAAGATGCTTTGGGAAGACAATGGCAATTAGGAACCATTCAGGTAGATTACAACCTGCCGGAACGCTTCGAATTAACTTACAAAGGTTCTGATAACGAATTACATAGACCGGTAATGATTCACCGTGCACCGTTTGGTTCGATGGAGCGTTTTATCGCCATTTTACTGGAGCACACGGCCGGAAATTTCCCGTTATGGTTGATGCCGGAACAAGCTATAATATTGTCATTGAGCGAGAAATATGAAAATTATGCGAAAAAAGTTTTAGAATTGCTAGAAAATCACGAAATTCGCGCCCTAATTGACAACCGCAACGAGACGATTGGTAAGAAAATCAGAGAGGCAGAAGTACAAAAAATGCCATTCATGTTGATTGTAGGTGAGGAAGAAGAGAAAAACGGAACGATATCTGTTCGTCGTCACGGTCAAGAAGGAAAAGGAAACATCACGATTACTATTGAGGAATTTGTTAAAATAGTAAACGAAGAAGTTGCCAAAACATTAAAGACATTTGAAGTTTAA
- the rplT gene encoding 50S ribosomal protein L20 → MPRSVNSVAKRARRKKIMKQAKGFFGRRKNVWTVAKNAVEKAMCYAYRDRKVNKRNFRSLWIQRINAGARLEGMSYSQFMGKVKANGIELNRKVLADLAMNHPEAFKAVLKKVK, encoded by the coding sequence ATGCCAAGATCAGTAAATTCAGTTGCTAAAAGAGCAAGAAGAAAAAAGATAATGAAGCAAGCCAAAGGTTTCTTTGGTCGTCGTAAAAACGTTTGGACAGTTGCGAAAAATGCGGTTGAGAAAGCTATGTGCTACGCTTACCGTGACAGAAAAGTTAACAAGAGAAATTTCCGTTCATTATGGATTCAACGTATCAACGCTGGAGCTCGTTTAGAAGGAATGTCTTATTCACAATTCATGGGGAAAGTAAAAGCTAACGGTATCGAATTGAACCGTAAAGTACTTGCTGATTTAGCAATGAATCACCCGGAAGCTTTCAAAGCTGTACTTAAAAAAGTAAAATAA
- a CDS encoding cyanophycinase, with protein MNIRGKLIIIGGAVDKGSFTETDLDKNAAKNLNFFEAGILKRIIQESKHKTDSRIEVITTASKIPREIGPEYVKALHYLGADNVDVLNIERREQASEPEILARLKAADVVMFTGGDQLRLTSILGGTPFHDILLDKYHNEEFIYAGTSAGAAAASNNMIYQGSSSEALLKGEVKITSGLGLIDGVIIDTHFVQRGRIGRLFQSVVGNPKVLGIGLGEDTGLLITHNTKMEAIGSGLVILVDGREIKDTNLTQVELGQPISINHLVTHVLSMYDTFDLTTFKMTIKSSQYV; from the coding sequence ATGAATATACGTGGAAAATTAATAATAATAGGTGGCGCTGTTGATAAAGGTAGTTTCACTGAAACCGATTTAGATAAAAATGCGGCTAAGAATCTGAACTTTTTTGAAGCCGGAATTTTAAAAAGAATTATACAGGAATCTAAACACAAAACAGATTCCCGAATTGAAGTTATTACAACGGCTTCTAAAATCCCGAGAGAGATTGGTCCTGAATACGTGAAAGCCCTACATTACTTGGGTGCTGACAATGTAGATGTGCTCAATATTGAAAGACGAGAGCAAGCTTCGGAACCCGAAATTTTGGCAAGATTAAAAGCTGCCGATGTAGTAATGTTCACTGGCGGCGATCAATTAAGATTGACTTCTATTCTTGGAGGAACTCCGTTTCATGACATATTGTTGGACAAGTATCACAATGAAGAATTCATCTACGCTGGGACTTCGGCAGGGGCAGCAGCGGCTTCCAATAATATGATTTACCAAGGAAGCAGTAGCGAAGCATTGTTGAAAGGCGAAGTAAAAATCACTTCCGGATTAGGATTAATTGACGGTGTAATTATCGATACGCATTTTGTACAGCGAGGCAGAATCGGACGTTTGTTTCAATCCGTAGTCGGAAACCCAAAAGTATTGGGGATTGGACTGGGAGAAGATACCGGTTTGTTGATTACCCACAATACCAAAATGGAAGCTATTGGTTCCGGATTGGTCATCCTGGTTGATGGAAGAGAAATAAAAGATACAAACTTAACACAAGTAGAGTTGGGGCAACCAATCTCTATTAATCATTTGGTAACTCACGTACTTAGTATGTATGATACTTTTGATTTGACTACTTTCAAAATGACTATTAAGTCTTCACAATACGTTTAA
- the rluF gene encoding 23S rRNA pseudouridine(2604) synthase RluF, translating to MEVNQTRINKFLSESGFCSRREADKLLEEGRITINGKVPELGTKVSSDDEIRVDGKLIREKTEKPVYLAFNKPVGIECTTNQNVRDNIVDYINYPKRIFPIGRLDKASEGLIFMTNDGDIVNKILRARNNHEKEYVVTVNRPITDRFIERMSNGIPILDTVTRKCKVEQISKYVFRIVLTQGLNRQIRRMCEYLDYEVTALKRIRIINISLDVHVGRYRDLTDEEIKQLNKLIEPSSKTEEASLPKAKIIPRNNKRN from the coding sequence ATGGAAGTCAATCAAACCCGTATCAATAAATTTCTTTCCGAAAGTGGCTTTTGCTCGCGCCGCGAAGCCGATAAATTATTGGAAGAAGGCCGCATTACCATTAACGGAAAAGTTCCTGAGCTAGGCACTAAAGTTTCTTCTGACGATGAAATACGTGTAGACGGAAAATTGATTCGCGAAAAAACAGAAAAACCGGTTTATTTGGCGTTCAACAAACCCGTTGGCATTGAATGTACCACGAATCAAAATGTACGCGATAACATTGTAGATTACATCAACTATCCTAAACGAATTTTCCCGATTGGCCGCTTGGACAAAGCCAGTGAAGGTTTGATTTTTATGACCAATGACGGCGATATTGTCAACAAGATTCTGAGAGCCCGAAACAACCATGAGAAAGAATATGTAGTAACCGTTAACCGTCCTATTACGGATAGATTTATTGAAAGAATGAGCAACGGCATTCCGATTTTAGATACCGTTACCCGGAAATGCAAAGTAGAACAAATCAGTAAATATGTATTCCGAATCGTATTAACACAAGGACTTAACCGTCAAATTCGTAGAATGTGTGAATATTTAGATTATGAAGTAACGGCTTTGAAGAGAATACGCATCATCAATATTTCGTTGGATGTTCACGTGGGGCGTTACCGTGATTTAACCGATGAAGAAATCAAACAATTGAACAAACTCATAGAACCATCAAGCAAAACAGAGGAAGCCAGTTTACCCAAAGCGAAAATAATTCCTCGAAACAACAAAAGAAACTAA
- the gldI gene encoding gliding motility-associated peptidyl-prolyl isomerase GldI: MKNCPKSILLLLVFVTLLSCKQQQARMPISRSSGTFMKESVERNKKLIAGEEGKIDSIIKSNPKIQYIASKKGYWYHYEIKNENDTLRPKKGDIAHFDYEIKDLKGNVVYSEVELRPQTYKVDKQNIMMGLRDGIKLMRKNERVTFLFPSHMAYGYHGDNKRIGSNQPLICTVTLNDFKAEEKVKTEN, encoded by the coding sequence ATGAAAAACTGTCCCAAAAGTATCTTGTTGCTATTGGTTTTTGTAACGCTCCTAAGTTGCAAACAACAACAAGCTCGAATGCCGATTTCGCGTTCGTCAGGTACGTTTATGAAAGAATCCGTAGAACGCAACAAAAAACTGATTGCCGGTGAAGAAGGTAAAATTGATTCTATCATTAAAAGCAATCCGAAAATACAATACATCGCTTCCAAAAAAGGCTATTGGTATCACTATGAAATCAAAAACGAGAACGATACTTTACGCCCAAAGAAAGGCGATATTGCTCATTTTGATTATGAAATCAAAGACTTAAAAGGCAATGTGGTATACTCGGAAGTAGAATTGAGACCACAAACGTATAAAGTTGACAAGCAAAACATCATGATGGGATTACGCGATGGTATTAAATTGATGCGTAAAAACGAGAGAGTTACATTTCTGTTTCCATCCCACATGGCTTACGGTTATCATGGCGATAACAAGCGAATTGGCTCTAACCAGCCATTAATTTGCACGGTAACTTTGAATGATTTTAAAGCCGAAGAAAAAGTAAAAACTGAGAATTAA
- a CDS encoding DHH family phosphoesterase yields MKKEDILAIQQLLATPKKIAIIPHRSPDGDAMGSTLALYHFLLKINQQPVVIAPNDFPNFLAWLPSSEKVLIYENDKENCTAVLKESELVFLLDFNALHRTGEMEHVLNKLSAPMIMIDHHQKPDGFATYTYSDTAFGSTCEMLYNFISFLDKKDLIDTTIASCIYTGIVTDSGSFRFPSTTGTTHRIVADLIDTGINNSEIHNLLFDNNSYNRLQLMGRALQNMKAFPEYKTSYITLSQKELDEFHYEKGDTEGVVNYGLTIKGIHFAAIFIEHRDENIIKISFRSQGNFDVNQFARDHFNGGGHINAAGGKSYESMKETIKKFENLISKITI; encoded by the coding sequence ATGAAAAAGGAAGACATTTTGGCCATTCAGCAATTACTGGCCACACCAAAAAAAATTGCCATAATTCCGCACCGAAGTCCCGATGGTGATGCTATGGGTTCGACTTTGGCGCTCTATCATTTTCTCTTAAAAATAAACCAACAACCGGTAGTTATAGCTCCGAATGATTTTCCCAATTTCCTGGCTTGGCTGCCGAGTTCGGAAAAGGTTTTGATTTATGAAAATGACAAGGAAAACTGTACTGCTGTATTGAAGGAATCGGAATTAGTTTTTTTGTTGGATTTTAATGCATTGCACCGAACCGGAGAAATGGAACATGTATTGAACAAACTTTCGGCCCCAATGATAATGATTGATCATCATCAAAAACCGGATGGTTTTGCAACCTATACTTATTCAGACACCGCTTTTGGTTCCACTTGCGAGATGTTGTATAATTTCATTTCCTTTTTAGATAAAAAAGACTTGATTGACACAACCATTGCCAGTTGTATTTATACCGGAATTGTAACCGATTCAGGTTCGTTCCGTTTTCCGTCAACCACCGGCACCACACATCGCATTGTGGCTGATTTGATTGACACCGGAATTAACAATAGTGAAATTCATAACCTGCTTTTTGATAACAACTCCTATAATCGTTTGCAGTTAATGGGAAGGGCTTTGCAAAACATGAAAGCTTTTCCCGAATATAAAACGTCTTACATAACGCTTTCGCAAAAAGAATTGGATGAGTTTCATTATGAAAAAGGCGATACTGAGGGTGTCGTAAATTATGGCTTAACCATAAAAGGCATTCATTTTGCGGCCATTTTTATTGAACACCGAGATGAAAATATCATTAAAATATCATTCCGCTCTCAAGGTAATTTTGATGTAAATCAATTTGCCCGAGATCACTTTAACGGTGGCGGACATATCAATGCAGCCGGTGGAAAATCATATGAAAGCATGAAAGAGACCATTAAAAAATTTGAAAATTTAATTTCAAAAATAACCATTTAA